One Lutra lutra chromosome 18, mLutLut1.2, whole genome shotgun sequence genomic window carries:
- the CHST12 gene encoding carbohydrate sulfotransferase 12 yields the protein MTKTRLFRLWLVLGSVFMVFLIIVYWDNVGTAHFYLHTSFPRPHPLAPLPTPTHGAEKFTSDVDAFLQKLLGGSLKQNAPSGKRTEQPSVPASNRPVLSNAEESVRGYDWSTRDAQQGPDPGGQQAERRSVLRGLCANASFVFPTKERSFDDIPNYELNHLIVDDRHGVIYCYVPKVACTNWKRVMIVLSESLLDRGAPYRDPLDIPREYVHNSSTHLTFNKFWRRYGKFSRHLMKIKLKKYTKFLFVRDPFVRLISAFRSKFQLENEEFYRKFAVPMLKMYANRSGLPTSVSEAFSAGLKVSFANFIQYLLDPRTEKLAPFNEHWRQVHRLCHPCQIDYDFVGKLETLDQDAAQLLRLLKVDKLLHFPPSYRNRTASSWEEDWFATIPLAWRQQLYKLYEADFVLFGYPKPENLLRD from the coding sequence ATGACCAAAACCCGGCTCTTCCGCCTGTGGCTGGTCTTGGGGTCTGTCTTCATGGTCTTCCTGATCATCGTGTACTGGGACAACGTGGGCACTGCCCACTTCTACCTGCACACTTCCTTCCCCAGGCCGCACCCCCTGGCGCCGCTGCCCACCCCCACGCACGGGGCGGAGAAGTTCACGTCTGACGTGGACGCGTTTTTGCAGAAGCTGCTTGGTGGCAGCCTGAAGCAGAACGCCCCTTCGGGTAAAAGGACGGAGCAGCCCTCCGTGCCGGCCTCCAACAGGCCCGTGCTGAGCAACGCGGAGGAGAGCGTGAGGGGCTACGACTGGTCCACCCGCGACGCCCAGCAGGGCCCGGACCCGGgcgggcagcaggcagagaggcggagtGTGCTCAGGGGGCTCTGTGCCAATGCCAGCTTCGTGTTCCCCACCAAGGAGCGCTCCTTCGACGACATTCCCAATTACGAGCTCAACCACCTCATCGTGGACGACCGCCACGGGGTCATCTACTGCTACGTGCCCAAGGTGGCCTGCACCAACTGGAAGCGCGTGATGATCGTGCTGAGCGAGAGCCTCCTGGACCGTGGCGCTCCCTACCGCGACCCCCTGGACATCCCCCGGGAGTACGTCCACAACTCCAGCACCCACCTAACTTTCAACAAATTCTGGCGCCGCTACGGCAAGTTCTCCCGCCACCTGATGAAGATCAAGCTGAAGAAGTATACCAAGTTCCTGTTCGTGCGGGACCCCTTCGTGCGCCTCATCTCAGCCTTCCGCAGCAAGTTCCAGCTGGAGAACGAGGAGTTCTACCGCAAGTTCGCGGTGCCCATGCTCAAGATGTATGCCAACCGCAGCGGCCTGCCCACGTCCGTCAGCGAGGCCTTCAGCGCGGGCCTCAAGGTGTCCTTCGCCAACTTCATCCAGTATTTGCTGGACCCGCGCACCGAGAAGCTGGCACCCTTCAACGAGCACTGGAGGCAGGTGCACCGCCTCTGCCACCCCTGCCAGATCGACTACGACTTTGTGGGGAAGCTGGAGACCCTGGACCAGGACGCCGCCCAGCTCCTGCGGCTCCTCAAGGTGGACAAGCTCCTGCACTTCCCCCCGAGCTACCGGAACAGAACTGCTAGCAGCTGGGAGGAGGACTGGTTCGCCACCATCCCCCTGGCCTGGAGGCAGCAGCTTTACAAACTCTACGAGGCCGACTTTGTCCTCTTTGGCTACCCCAAGCCCGAAAACCTACTTAGAGACTGA